A single Diceros bicornis minor isolate mBicDic1 chromosome 7, mDicBic1.mat.cur, whole genome shotgun sequence DNA region contains:
- the LOC131408747 gene encoding hemoglobin subunit epsilon — MVHFTGEEKAVITSMWGKVNVEDAGGEALGRLLVVYPWTQRFFDTFGNLSSSSAIMGNPKVKAHGKKVLTSFGDAVKNMDNLKGTFAKLSELHCDKLHVDPENFRLLGNVLVIILASHFGKEFTPDVQAAWQKLVAGVANALAHKYH, encoded by the exons ATGGTGCATTTTACTGGTGAGGAGAAGGCTGTCATCACTAGCATGTGGGGCAAAGTGAATGTGGAAGATGCTGGAGGCGAGGCCCTTGGCAG GCTCTTGGTCGTCTACCCCTGGACCCAGAGGTTTTTTGACACCTTTGGCAACCTGTCCTCTTCCTCTGCCATAATGGGCAACCCCAAAGTCAAGGCCCATGGCAAGAAGGTGCTGACCTCTTTTGGagatgctgttaagaacatggacaACCTCAAGGGCACCTTTGCTAAGCTGAGTGAGCTACATTGTGACAAGCTGCACGTGGATCCTGAGAACTTCAGA CTCCTGGGCAATGTGCTGGTGATTATCCTGGCTTCTCATTTTGGCAAGGAATTCACCCCTGATGTGCAGGCTGCTTGGCAGAAGCTGGTGGCTGGGGTTGCCAACGCTCTGGCCCACAAGTACCACTGA